In one window of Spartinivicinus marinus DNA:
- the prmA gene encoding 50S ribosomal protein L11 methyltransferase, which produces MTTQAKSYPLMPWIQVKLDTTRDQSEALEDLLLAIGAKAVTLQDGQDQPVFEPALGTTPLWDSTQVIGLFEANTEVDLVLAFLANELSPLPLPNCKVEIVEDKDWEREWMDNYHPIQFGKRLWVCPSWRETPDPSAANLILDPGLAFGTGTHPTTALCLEWLGNNEIANQQVIDYGCGSGILGIAALILGATNVAAIDNDPQALEATIANGQRNNIAANRLHTFLPEQAPDQPIDIMLANILAGPLINLAERLASLTKTGGKILLSGILKEQAETVIACYSQWFTMEPPTIREDWVSICGVKN; this is translated from the coding sequence ATGACTACTCAAGCTAAAAGCTATCCCCTCATGCCCTGGATTCAAGTCAAACTGGATACAACCCGCGACCAAAGCGAAGCACTGGAAGATTTACTGCTGGCAATTGGCGCCAAAGCCGTTACTTTACAAGATGGCCAAGACCAACCAGTTTTTGAGCCAGCCTTAGGTACAACCCCACTTTGGGACAGTACCCAGGTCATTGGCCTGTTTGAGGCAAATACAGAAGTGGATTTGGTATTGGCATTTTTAGCTAATGAACTTAGCCCACTGCCACTACCCAATTGCAAAGTAGAAATAGTTGAGGATAAAGACTGGGAGCGGGAGTGGATGGACAACTATCATCCTATCCAATTTGGAAAAAGGCTCTGGGTTTGCCCCAGCTGGCGAGAAACTCCTGATCCTAGTGCAGCTAACTTGATTTTGGACCCCGGCCTGGCATTTGGTACTGGCACTCACCCTACCACAGCGCTGTGTTTAGAGTGGCTAGGCAACAATGAAATAGCTAATCAACAAGTGATTGACTATGGCTGCGGCTCAGGGATCTTAGGTATTGCTGCATTAATTCTTGGGGCTACCAATGTAGCTGCTATTGATAATGACCCCCAAGCATTAGAAGCAACGATTGCCAATGGTCAGCGCAATAATATAGCAGCTAATCGTTTACACACATTCTTACCTGAACAAGCACCTGATCAACCTATAGACATTATGCTAGCGAATATCCTAGCAGGGCCTTTAATCAACCTTGCCGAACGGTTAGCTTCTTTAACCAAAACAGGTGGTAAAATCTTGCTTTCAGGCATCCTCAAAGAGCAAGCTGAAACTGTCATAGCGTGCTATAGCCAGTGGTTCACAATGGAGCCACCAACTATCAGGGAAGACTGGGTAAGCATTTGCGGAGTGAAAAACTAA
- the accC gene encoding acetyl-CoA carboxylase biotin carboxylase subunit, producing the protein MLEKVLIANRGEIALRILRACKELGIKTVAVHSKADESLMHVRLADESVCIGPNNPTESYLNIPALISAAEVTDAVAIHPGYGFLAENADFAEQVENSGFTFIGPSPDVIRLMGDKVSAIKAMQKAGVPTVPGSNGPLTGDKERSLAIARDIGYPVIVKASGGGGGRGMRVVHSEAHLLSAINVTQSEALAAFGNEMVYLEKFLENPRHVEVQILADGQGNAIHLGDRDCSLQRRHQKVIEEAPAPGIPEEARHDIAMRCVNACIEIGYRGAGTFEFLYEDGNFYFIEMNTRVQVEHPVSEMVTGVDIVKEQLLVASGQPLSIKQEDITIKGHAIECRINAEDPKTFMPSPGEIKHFHAPGGIGIRVDSHLYSGYKVPPYYDSLIAKVISYGETREVALARMRHALDELVVHGIRTNAPLHAELVRDANFAKGGVNIHYLEQKLSQ; encoded by the coding sequence ATGCTTGAGAAAGTACTCATTGCCAACCGAGGGGAAATTGCACTACGGATTTTACGAGCCTGCAAAGAGCTTGGCATCAAAACCGTTGCAGTCCACTCTAAAGCGGATGAATCACTAATGCATGTACGCTTAGCAGATGAAAGCGTTTGCATTGGTCCAAACAACCCCACTGAAAGCTACTTAAATATTCCGGCTCTTATTAGCGCAGCAGAAGTTACTGATGCTGTCGCTATCCACCCAGGCTATGGGTTTTTAGCTGAAAATGCTGACTTTGCAGAGCAAGTAGAGAACAGCGGCTTTACCTTTATTGGCCCATCACCTGATGTGATTCGCTTAATGGGTGACAAAGTGTCCGCCATTAAAGCTATGCAAAAAGCAGGTGTTCCCACCGTACCTGGCTCAAATGGCCCACTAACGGGTGACAAAGAGCGCTCTCTTGCCATTGCCCGTGATATTGGCTATCCAGTTATTGTTAAAGCATCTGGTGGTGGCGGTGGTCGTGGTATGCGAGTTGTTCATAGTGAAGCCCACTTACTTAGTGCAATTAATGTTACCCAATCTGAAGCCTTGGCTGCTTTTGGTAATGAAATGGTTTATCTGGAAAAATTTCTGGAAAACCCACGCCACGTTGAAGTTCAAATACTCGCCGATGGCCAGGGTAATGCCATTCACTTGGGTGATCGAGACTGTTCACTGCAACGTCGCCATCAAAAGGTTATTGAAGAAGCACCAGCCCCAGGTATTCCTGAAGAAGCGCGCCACGACATTGCTATGCGCTGTGTAAATGCCTGTATTGAAATTGGCTATCGTGGTGCAGGTACTTTTGAGTTTTTATACGAAGATGGCAATTTCTACTTCATTGAAATGAACACTCGGGTTCAGGTTGAGCACCCAGTATCTGAAATGGTGACTGGGGTCGACATTGTGAAAGAGCAACTATTGGTTGCTAGTGGCCAACCTTTAAGTATCAAACAAGAAGATATCACTATTAAAGGTCATGCCATTGAGTGTCGAATCAATGCTGAAGACCCCAAAACCTTTATGCCATCACCTGGTGAGATTAAACACTTCCATGCTCCAGGCGGTATTGGAATTCGTGTCGATTCTCATTTATATAGTGGTTATAAAGTCCCTCCTTATTACGACTCGCTCATCGCTAAAGTCATTAGCTATGGTGAGACCCGAGAAGTTGCCCTGGCTAGAATGCGTCACGCGCTAGATGAGCTGGTTGTGCATGGTATTCGTACTAATGCTCCACTACATGCAGAGCTGGTAAGAGATGCTAATTTCGCCAAAGGTGGGGTTAATATTCATTATCTGGAACAAAAGCTATCTCAGTAA
- a CDS encoding DUF3426 domain-containing protein yields MAETWVTRCPQCGTSFRLTKSQLNAANGSVRCGSCLHVFLATNYLVSEKQYSQQPSAVSSPENLSSSNHQPSSPQVDYDELGSDNDLLIHDDMDENGDTDLSDEMLAIENKPEPSSSPTSKPTTDHALNNNTDESWALALLEELEQEEQREADVINQHSTQKKTQEHKYTPAPQPAVTRKPQPTAAPAIKISKPATEVAEPKIANKQHIETAVAPPKPTTIEPPTKPPEAIDKKQPQPEIAATNDHDDLLGDLKADPIELVYPSKFAWLRKLGWLSVNLIAIAAIITQLAWYNFDEYATKLRWRPYYATACKLLGCQLPPLVDVGKVISRKLIVRSHPKFQNALVIDTVIINKARFQQPFPVIEFSFSDLSGQLVATRQFEPDEYLSGEAAGLTMMPSNVPVRLSIDVVDPGPTAVNYNISFTPNPN; encoded by the coding sequence ATGGCAGAAACCTGGGTAACCCGCTGTCCTCAATGTGGCACCTCCTTTAGGTTAACCAAAAGCCAACTTAATGCCGCCAACGGCTCTGTACGTTGTGGTTCCTGCCTGCATGTATTTCTTGCAACCAACTACTTAGTTTCTGAAAAACAGTACTCCCAACAGCCCTCCGCTGTTAGCTCACCAGAAAACCTATCATCATCAAACCATCAGCCTTCATCACCACAAGTCGATTATGACGAACTGGGCAGCGACAACGACCTGTTGATTCATGATGACATGGATGAAAATGGTGATACTGATCTTAGTGATGAAATGCTGGCGATTGAAAACAAGCCTGAGCCAAGCTCTTCACCTACCAGCAAACCCACTACTGACCATGCACTCAATAATAACACCGATGAGTCCTGGGCTCTGGCACTATTAGAAGAGCTAGAACAAGAAGAACAGCGAGAAGCAGACGTTATAAACCAGCACTCTACCCAAAAAAAAACTCAGGAACACAAATATACTCCTGCACCTCAACCTGCGGTAACCAGAAAGCCTCAGCCCACAGCTGCGCCAGCAATCAAGATCAGCAAACCAGCTACTGAAGTAGCTGAACCTAAAATTGCCAACAAACAGCATATAGAAACAGCAGTAGCACCTCCCAAACCGACTACTATTGAGCCACCTACTAAACCACCAGAAGCCATAGACAAAAAACAGCCACAACCCGAAATAGCCGCTACAAATGACCATGATGACCTATTAGGAGACCTTAAAGCAGATCCTATTGAGCTGGTTTACCCCAGCAAGTTTGCCTGGTTGAGAAAACTCGGCTGGTTATCTGTCAACCTGATAGCCATTGCAGCTATTATCACCCAACTCGCTTGGTATAACTTCGATGAATACGCGACTAAACTCCGTTGGCGCCCATATTATGCAACCGCTTGCAAATTACTTGGTTGCCAACTTCCACCACTGGTTGATGTAGGCAAAGTAATCAGCCGCAAGCTGATTGTGCGAAGCCACCCCAAATTCCAAAACGCTTTAGTTATTGATACTGTCATCATTAATAAGGCTAGGTTCCAACAACCTTTTCCAGTTATTGAGTTCAGTTTTTCAGACTTAAGTGGTCAGCTGGTTGCTACCAGACAATTTGAACCTGATGAGTATTTATCAGGAGAAGCGGCAGGCTTGACGATGATGCCCTCAAATGTACCAGTCAGACTATCTATTGATGTAGTAGACCCAGGCCCGACCGCTGTTAACTACAATATCAGCTTTACTCCAAATCCTAACTAA
- the purH gene encoding bifunctional phosphoribosylaminoimidazolecarboxamide formyltransferase/IMP cyclohydrolase, whose product MHTPTIRRALISVSDKTGIVEFASALHQHGIEILSTGGTFKLLKEQSIPAVEVSDYTGFPEMMDGRVKTLHPKVHGAILGRRGQDDQIMAEHGIQAIDLVVVNLYPFSQTVAKPDCLLADAIENIDIGGPTMVRAAAKNYKDVAIVVNSTDYSAVLNELTENNHGLSDRTRFDLAVKAFEHTAGYDAAIANYLGKQVLLSGDQTTAFPRTLNLQFNKVEDMRYGENPHQQAAFYREADPVEASVATAKQLQGKALSFNNVADTDAALECVKSFAEPACVIVKHANPCGVSVSSDILQAYNLAYQTDPTSAFGGIIAFNRPLDSLTAQAIIERQFVEVIIAPDIDEPALNILSQKQNVRVLQCGELPQIPSPQLDYKRVNGGILVQGSDIHQISIEDLNVVTDRQPTQEELTDLQFAWNVAKFVKSNAIVYAKNGQTIGVGAGQMSRVYSAKIAGIKAKDENLTVAGSVMASDAFFPFRDGIDAAAAAGITAVIQPGGSMRDEEVIQAANEAGMAMVFTGVRHFRH is encoded by the coding sequence ATGCACACTCCAACTATTCGACGCGCTTTAATTAGTGTTTCTGATAAAACCGGCATTGTAGAGTTTGCCTCTGCACTTCACCAACATGGTATTGAAATCCTCTCTACTGGCGGCACCTTTAAACTGCTTAAGGAGCAATCGATTCCAGCTGTTGAAGTTTCTGACTACACAGGCTTCCCTGAAATGATGGATGGCCGAGTAAAAACCTTACACCCCAAAGTACATGGTGCCATTTTGGGCCGCCGCGGTCAGGATGACCAGATTATGGCTGAGCACGGCATCCAAGCTATCGATTTAGTTGTTGTCAATCTCTATCCCTTTTCCCAAACCGTTGCAAAGCCAGACTGTTTACTAGCCGATGCCATTGAAAATATCGACATTGGCGGCCCAACCATGGTGCGTGCAGCAGCGAAGAATTATAAAGACGTCGCTATCGTTGTTAATAGCACCGACTATTCAGCCGTATTAAATGAGCTGACTGAAAATAACCATGGTTTGAGTGACCGCACTCGCTTCGACTTGGCAGTAAAAGCCTTTGAACATACAGCGGGTTATGATGCTGCTATTGCCAACTACTTAGGCAAACAAGTATTGCTGTCAGGTGATCAGACTACCGCTTTTCCCCGCACTCTAAACTTGCAGTTCAATAAAGTAGAAGATATGCGCTATGGCGAAAACCCTCACCAACAGGCTGCTTTTTATAGGGAAGCAGACCCAGTAGAAGCCAGCGTCGCTACTGCTAAGCAATTACAAGGTAAGGCTCTCTCCTTCAATAACGTAGCTGATACTGATGCCGCTTTAGAATGCGTAAAATCCTTTGCTGAGCCTGCCTGTGTCATTGTTAAGCATGCCAACCCCTGTGGGGTTTCCGTTAGCAGTGATATTCTGCAAGCTTACAACCTGGCCTACCAAACTGATCCCACCTCAGCTTTTGGTGGCATTATTGCTTTTAACCGACCACTAGACTCTCTCACTGCTCAAGCCATTATCGAGCGCCAGTTTGTTGAAGTCATTATCGCCCCTGACATTGATGAACCAGCTTTAAACATCCTTAGCCAAAAGCAAAATGTGCGAGTGCTTCAGTGTGGTGAGCTACCACAGATACCTAGCCCGCAGCTTGATTACAAAAGGGTAAATGGTGGGATATTGGTTCAAGGTAGCGACATCCATCAAATCAGCATAGAAGATTTAAACGTTGTGACTGATCGCCAGCCTACTCAAGAAGAGCTGACAGACCTTCAGTTTGCCTGGAATGTAGCAAAGTTTGTGAAGTCCAATGCAATCGTCTATGCCAAGAATGGCCAAACCATTGGCGTGGGCGCAGGACAAATGAGCCGGGTGTACAGTGCCAAAATTGCTGGTATTAAAGCCAAAGATGAAAATTTAACCGTTGCTGGCTCCGTCATGGCATCAGATGCCTTTTTCCCTTTTAGAGATGGTATTGATGCAGCCGCAGCTGCCGGAATTACCGCAGTGATTCAGCCTGGCGGTTCAATGCGCGATGAGGAAGTCATCCAAGCTGCCAATGAAGCTGGCATGGCTATGGTGTTTACTGGGGTTCGTCATTTCCGTCACTAA
- the dusB gene encoding tRNA dihydrouridine synthase DusB, whose protein sequence is MFQIGPYAIEPPVVLAPMAGVTDRPFRQLCKRMGAGLVVSEMVTSDTRLWHSRKSQLRLDHTGETEPRSVQIAGGDPKMMAEAAAMNADRGAQIIDINMGCPAKKVCNKAAGSALLKDEQLVEAILKAVVQAVPLPVTLKIRTGWDQANRNGTTIAKIAEDCGIAALAVHGRTRACGYKGEAEYDTIAAIKQSIYIPVIANGDIRSPEQAKAVLDYTGADAVMIGRAAQGRPWLFQEINHFLQTGSHLPPPSLSEIKAILLTHLDHLYQFYGNYMGIRIARKHVGWYLAAQPGGSCFRKQFNQLETISAQRACVQEYFERLINGEDIAA, encoded by the coding sequence GTGTTTCAAATTGGCCCCTATGCAATTGAGCCACCTGTTGTACTTGCACCCATGGCAGGTGTAACTGACAGGCCCTTTCGGCAGCTATGCAAACGCATGGGGGCAGGCCTAGTCGTATCTGAAATGGTAACGTCAGATACCCGCTTATGGCACAGCAGAAAATCTCAGCTTCGCCTGGATCATACAGGGGAAACTGAGCCTCGCTCGGTGCAAATTGCGGGTGGTGACCCAAAGATGATGGCTGAAGCAGCAGCTATGAACGCCGATCGAGGCGCTCAAATCATTGATATTAATATGGGCTGTCCTGCTAAAAAAGTATGTAATAAAGCAGCAGGTTCAGCGTTACTGAAAGACGAACAATTAGTAGAAGCTATTTTAAAAGCGGTTGTTCAGGCTGTCCCCCTACCGGTCACCCTGAAAATACGCACCGGTTGGGATCAAGCAAACCGCAATGGTACAACCATTGCCAAAATTGCTGAGGACTGCGGTATCGCTGCACTCGCTGTACATGGCCGAACTCGTGCTTGTGGCTATAAAGGCGAGGCAGAATACGACACCATCGCAGCAATCAAACAATCGATCTATATCCCGGTTATTGCCAACGGTGATATACGATCACCTGAACAAGCCAAAGCGGTTTTAGATTACACCGGTGCTGACGCGGTAATGATCGGCCGGGCTGCTCAAGGGCGGCCCTGGCTATTTCAAGAAATTAACCATTTCCTGCAAACAGGCTCACATTTACCGCCTCCCAGCCTCAGTGAAATCAAAGCGATACTGCTCACACATTTGGATCACCTGTATCAGTTTTATGGCAACTATATGGGGATACGTATTGCTCGAAAACACGTCGGCTGGTATTTGGCAGCGCAACCTGGTGGTAGCTGTTTTCGCAAACAGTTTAACCAGCTTGAAACAATAAGTGCTCAGCGCGCCTGCGTTCAGGAGTATTTTGAACGTTTAATTAACGGAGAGGACATTGCGGCATGA
- the fis gene encoding DNA-binding transcriptional regulator Fis, with amino-acid sequence MTASETTSQEQAHSATENLELRQHLTSPEQESQTLRDSVEKALSNYFSHLEGQTVTDVYQMVLSEVEAPLLEVVMGYVKGNQTKASQILGLNRGTLRKKLKQYGLL; translated from the coding sequence ATGACTGCATCTGAAACTACTTCTCAAGAACAAGCTCACTCTGCAACTGAAAACCTTGAGCTTCGCCAACACTTGACTAGCCCAGAGCAAGAGTCACAGACATTACGTGACAGTGTAGAAAAAGCTCTTAGCAATTATTTTTCTCACCTTGAGGGCCAGACAGTAACTGACGTTTATCAAATGGTACTTTCTGAAGTTGAGGCTCCACTTCTGGAAGTAGTCATGGGCTATGTCAAAGGTAACCAAACCAAAGCTTCACAAATTCTTGGCTTAAACCGAGGCACGCTTCGGAAAAAGCTAAAGCAGTATGGCCTGCTATAA